TCGCTTCTTATAAATGAGTCGTAATATGTTATACAGAATGATTTTTGTCTTCCCACAGCACTACATCAGACCCATTTGTGTTCATGGGACTGCATAGAATCTCATTcaaaatgaaatcattttcatttttaaatgaGAGGAAGCATcatgtattttgaaaaattcagGAGTGACTACCATCCTTGACAGAGCATTTCAGATATGGGTCGTCCCTGTAAGTTGAATACAATGGAAGATCAAGAGCTCTCTCTGCGATTCTCCCGTCCTCGTGAATCTTTGCTACCAGGCTCTCAAGGGATGGAAAATTGGCCTATTACATTTCACACCAAGGTTCAGCATGAGAGTGGAAGAAGAGGACTATAATTAGCAAGTGGACGAAAAATTGGAAAGATTAATCatatagagaaatgttatttagtagactactaTACGATTATTATACAACTAAGATGACGGGATAGTGAGAATCAgtcactagttttttttttttttttttaataagtgctAATCTAAGGGCTGAGTTTCACTGTCACGTCATCTCAGTTGTATGGCAGtcgtatagcattactcattgtATATAATAGCACCTCAGGTCGTATATAACCAACTACAACAAGACGCAAATCCTCCCCATAGAAATCTCCAGCAAAGTCATGAAGCAACCATGGCTCCTGCATTATAAACTAGAGTTAGccaggaaaaggaaaaaagaaaacagaggcTACAATTTATGTCTCGTTACACTCACTATAGTCTTTTCTGGGTTGTTAAAATATGGGTTCCAGCCAATGCTCATGACCATTTTAAAAACGCCTATAGTTGATACTCGGGCCCAACCAAAATATACCCCTGAGGGTTGTTCTGAAAGGACAGTTGAATAACCCTCGGTGGATAGATTAGCTGAAAATAGAAAGAACTTTTTAGATTAACACAATGCAGCAAAATTATCAAGCAAAAGAGAAACCCCCAATAGAGACTGGTACGATTCAATTCAACATTTTGTTCATTCGGGTTTGATTATGTCGTAACTCTATAATTCGGATTAGGTTTATCATTGGATGGACTGCAGTGCTGATATTGacccaaaaaaatacaaaaaaaaaagggtaggcACAGCTAGTCCGTGAAATTGCACAGTAGAAATTGGATAGGTTTGATCTAAGCTTACTAACATAAATGACATCTCAATAATCTCAAGTTCAATCAGCCGAAGTGGGAGCTGAAGGATACTGTGGGAGCAACCACATAAGAGACTGAAAGACCTATAGCCAACTCAGGCTaccaaaaagtaaaattaatacTGTGattcaaagcaaaaaatatTCAGAGGTCAGGAAAATTTTCATAACAATTTGAGCTGaatgagaaaggaaaagaactTTTGGGTTTCTTACACACCTGTAGGGATTCCAAGTACCTTTGAGCCACGACCATATCCCTTAATGACTGGCCCACCAATGTACCAAGCTTCTATCGGCAAAGTACCCTCTATCCCTGCAACAGCAAATCAATAGTTCCATTAAAAATGGTTGATACAGATAGAACTGACTAAAGTTGGTTAAAACAAGGATTGAGAGGAGTTTACAATCTTGAAATGGAGGTAGGCCCCACTTTTCAGGTCGCAAATCAAGCAGAGAGTTGATCAACTCATCTGCTGAAGTGTAAAGATGGGATTGTTTCGGAATGGATGGTACAGCAACCACTTCCATTTCAGAAGCCTTACCTGCTGTGACACCTGGTCTGACAGCCATATATACaacaattaagaaaagaaattatataacATCAAATGAAACAAATTTATTATGGAAATCCTCATTATCATTCCAATCTTTGCAAATTAAAAACCATGCTTATCTGTGTACAAGTCAGTATAAAAGCAATACATCGTCATTAGAATAATACATCGAACTATGTTGAGTAAATCATGCCCTGAGGGATAACAATATGTTCAGCCCTCGAAAAGAGAACAAGACTACATATACCATGTACCATGGTTGAACGCAGGGATTGTGTGAAACATATAAAGAGTGGACAATCATAGCATATGAAACACTAAAATGTTAAGTACGATTATGCCATAGTTTTTCATTAGAAGGTAATACTAGTGGAACAGACACCTTATATGCTTGAGTGATGCTAAAACCATGGCAGAacttaaaagaagaaagaagcaacCTTAGAAAACAAGAAATACAGAGTTGCGAAGATGCATCTACCTCAGTAAACTTCATGCACATATTCTAGCAATAAAACAAgtcatttaaaaattgataTCCATACACTGAAATTCTGATGAAGTACTTTTCAGAGCTCTATAAAGGTTTGGGCCTAAATATTTCAAACTTTGGATCTTGCACAACAGAATGAATGTCAAATAAATTCACAGCTATTGATCATTTCAACATCCTGAGAGATAATAGGTATAAGAAAAGGTAATGCTCTCTATGCCTGCTGATTGTGCAACCAAAGTCCTAGAAAAATCAAAAGCTGAAGTTATTGAGAATCAAAATGGTTGCAACAAACAGCGAGTTAGTTTGTACTTCAACAGCTATAAAATGGACTGGTTCTGCCTCAAGGGCAGATGACGTGGAATATGATGGTGGAATCACACTGATTTGAGTAGCTTAATGGCTTTCACGGGATTTACAATACAGAGCTCCAAGTAATCTAGATGGAAtttctaccctcaaaatttcttttcttgCCAATCTAAGTCAAAAACATGTGTGAAGAcatattatttatgaatatatttttactcCAATATAGCACATGGCAAGTTGCAAGGGAAGTAAGAACTTTCAGTACTTCATCAGGAAATAGTctgtatgccaaaaaaaaagcAGCAACGTTCAAGGTTTCATGTTTGGCCATGGACCCCAGTTGTCAACTTAATTCTTCTATCAAAGGCTTTAAATATAAGCagctatttaaaatattaagtgCATGTAAAGCATGGGAAAATCCTCAAGGGAAAATGTGTACTATAAAAAGCTAAGACCCGGATAATACATTGAAAGGACAAaattcagaatttctagaattGAAAGTTAGGTCACTTACATAGAGTCTTCAATTACTAGACAGGCTGAAGGTTCAACATTTAGCCTTTTAGCTGCTTCAACGAATCTTAGATAGTGAAACCACAAAGTTAGAATATCATACTAACATGGACTTTACTGTCACACAAAAATTACTAAAGAAAGACGTCAAGATCAAAAACTAGGCTTTTGCATCTCACATTTCAGGAGATGGTTTCCCAGATGTCACTTCATCACCACCAATGATGACAGAGAAGGATTGCTTCCACCCTATAATTGGAAAATAATGAGTAAACAAGCTCAGAAATGACAAACGCAATACATAATACCCTTGATGCATGTTACAAGCCAATTTCCCAACCAAGTTGCACTAAGTTATTAAGGCTTGAAAAAGTATACCTTGATGAGAGGAAATTTTGCTTTCTATGTTTACCCTCGGAGAGTTTGATGCCAATGCCATTGGGACCCCATGACTGCTGAAATGTTTAATCAAACGATTGGCACCTGGAAGTGCTTTGATGTTGCCCCACCTACacttaaaattgtaaataaaaactcaaagaaACAATTCAAAATGCCTTACCAGAGTCCTAATATTTCTaaaatcatgaaaaataatattcaatttatgGAACAATATGAGTGAAATGGATTTGGTATTATCCATATCATCTATAATACCACTAACCACTTGCCCAaacccaaccccccccccccccccccccccccccccccataaaAAGGCTAAGAAGATATGGTCGAGCCCTTTTTCTTTGACTTCAAGGTCAGCTTCCACTTTGAGGAGCTTTGCATCTCTATAGCAAGAACAGCCCAGTGATACAAAGAATATGAGAGTAATaccaaaaaaaactaaaatggaAGTCATCATTTACAGGGATGAAAATTGCCAAGATGTCAACACAGAATAGCCCCTTGACATGAATTAAAATATTTGGCATTTGCTGTATTAGTAACTTACTGAATTTGAAACGAAAACCACTTCTAAGAAGTATTAAATAGACACGAATTAACGTTCTAATGGATTTTTCTCACATTTATAAGAACAGGATGGAAGGTGCAGTCATCGTTCAAGACACATCATATGCGAGTGTGCAACttaacaattataaaaaaaaaaattaataataataattaaaaaagaaaaaaaagaagaagaagaagaagaagaagttaaaaagcatattgaatttgaatttaaaatgtATACCCCAGTTCTCAGAGGTCGGTACCATTTTTCAGTGCGTCATGGAAGTTATGGAACAATTTTACATATTTATGAACCATGATGCATCTTTGGCCTTAGAATCTGTTACCACATAGGCTAAAACTATCAAGCACCTGAGTTTTCAAGAGCTTATTAAACAGGTATTTTCAAGGCATATGTGAATCTAAGCACATTAAAAAGCATAATAGATAATTACTTTTCAGAGAAAATTGGGTTGATTTCTGACATAAATTCACTTGTAGTGCAAGGAAGCTCATAATCTTCCACAATAGCAGCTGCAGCTTCAAACGGCGTCTTTCCTACTATTTTGTGAACTTCTCTTCCATCCCATTGCTTCCCATACTTACCCAAGAAACCTCTTAAAACTTCAGTGACAAGGCCGTCTGTCAATAAtcgaaaaataaatatcatgaCAAAGTAAGAGAACAGCACTAACATCAACAGAAAGCAATTAGCTATTTCATGGAAATATGATTGCATCAGCATAGGACAATAAGAATCAGGATCGGTCTTTAGTATTTGAATGTGAGGGCCACATCTACAAAGAGATTGCAAATTTGCAACCATCTAGTAAGTAGGACAGAATTTGGAAGTTCCTACTAACTATATATTACAAGTAGTGGAAAGAAGATGGTGAAAAATCCCATTCTCTGCCTACCAATCTTCAGATGAGTATGCttatgaaaaacatttttaaaacaataagCACGATGTTAACaacgaaaattaaaaaactgaAATTATAAACGACGCCAAGAGCACAAGCTGACCTGTGTTAAGAAGTGTACCATCCAAATCAAGGATAACACACGACGCTAACTTCTTCAACGGCTTTGCAAGTGACATTTTATCGATAATCTCCCAGTTAGAGATATGCTCCCATCTCTAGAATATATACAAAAATGACACAAAACCCATTAATTCAAATCATCACCAAGAAATCAGAGTCTAATACCAACATCTCATACTTGAATTAATAAAGATTGATGAACCAAATTCATGACCATATATCCACTTTCTTTCACCGTCTTTCCCTGATCCATATCTTACACAACTCAATTCAACATGGCCTTGTCTTAAACTACACCTTATCATATATAAGAAAGCAGTCAATGGTaacaattttaatcattttacgATCACAAAGATTAGTTCATGTTTCGGAAACTGATATCAGCAACAATCTAGTGATgaacataaattaataaaaagagtAACCGTACGCACCGTAAAGTGAGAGAGTGGAAAAATGGAAGGGAGGTTCAGTCACTCACGTAGGGATCTCCACACAGCACAgagtgtttgtatttgtatgaCCGTTTTCCGGAGGAGAAACCGAGAAACCGAGGAGCAAAGCTGCTTGTTCTGTTCGCGTTGGATAGAAAAGGTGCCCGCTTATGTACAGTGCAGCATGTGCAATTCGATAGGTATTTCCCAGTGAGAATACGCCACgtcaaatatttaataataagaatagagagagaggaagatcCCATTTCAAATTAAGGTAAATTGAAAGAGAAGAGAATGACTTCTATACGGTTGTGGCACCAAAACCAACCTTTAGTGCCCTTCAATGAGAACTTGACAAGTCAGCCCCGAACAACTTAAGAAAAACAATCAAAAACACTGAATCATAACCACtctactaaaaaagaaaaaaaactcacaCATCTCTCTTCAGATTTTGTCAAAAAGGAAACGAAGAACGGCACCGAGAAAACCCTTTTAGTGCCTCTCTCGTCCACCATTTAAAAccccatttttaattttttcccatTCAAGCTAGTCATAACACCGCCGGAAGCTGTGGGCGGTGGGTTTCTCTTGGGACCAACAATTTCTCCTCAGTCTCCTCCAAATCCAATCAAGCCAACAAAATTGCATGAAAACTCACGTTCTTTCATTTTCCCCACCTTCTAAGACACAAACAAGCCAACAAAATCGCATTGcagactctttttctttcatttttcccaCCCAGTTGCTTTTGGTCAATCGTCCCTAACCCACATATGATAGTCCACTTCTTCCTAATTCTTTGACCCAGTCCTTTTCGcttctttaatattttctttgttaCCACTATTCAACCAAAGAGAATAGAAGTTATTATGAGTCTAACAGTCAGAGTCTATGCCCTCGGTGGCGTTCTTTTGAATGGGGGAATTAGGGAGTTTTGAATGGTGGAAGAAAGAgaccaacaataaatttaagaaCATACCGATGGTGGAGCAGCGCTGGAAGAACTGTTGGTGGGGTTCAGTGGCTGTCGGCGGCGCTCGGAGGAGCAGTAGCTCGGTGGGGTGGGAAGTGGCGTAGCTTTCTCTAGAACGGTGAAGGTGTTTCTTAGATGGAAAATGAAGAGAATTTGTACGATCTTGTGTTTTCGTCTTCCTTTCATTTGGTGCAATAGTCTGACGTGTTCATTCTCTATTGGTTATACAAAAGATCTAGTTTATGCTACATCCTCTGGAAGGAGAAATGTTTGGATTTgatattttctctatattttcttttttattgtctATTTTCGTACAAGAAAAAGAGATGaataaaagatgaaaaataaatgagtaattctaaaagtttattatgtattattattttatatatcaaaagatgaagtaatttttaaaattactatttgatcaaaattcaataatgattaacCACAAacccaatgataattttaaaagccaccttatttttttgAGTGATATAAAAAAGACTTCTAGTATTTCCTCAAATAAATGGATGTGTATCAAATTTGGAGGAATCataagggcttgtttggcaaacaactTGCTTCCTCCTCTACTTTTTTGGAGAaggatcctctctatttcaaatcAAATGGAGAGCAGGAGAGGATTCGTTTTccacttttttttcaaaaatatcaatttcaaaatattctaccttaaaatcattttttatataaaatcattcacttcttcttattattcaaataaaaatacccactacaaaataattttttttttattttttcctacaaattttttattcttttctattACGCGTTTAccattcaaaaacaaaattcatctAAAAATAACCCAACGCATCCTAATAGTAAGATTTGAGTTGAGTTGTgcaagatcctctccatttttatggaagaaaaatgttacatttacttaaatttttacaaataaaaccttactaaagatgtgtttgagattgcgattttatagacaataaatgtgattttaaaccaaattactgaaaataaatcgtttgggaactacgttttcaaaaatcgcgatttgaaaacgcagaaatttgcttttttaaatcgcaggtaagatgatacttttttgaaaacgcagaattttaaaagctaaactgcaattttgccaaacacttaactgcatttttaaaaattatttttttttcaaatcgcacattttaaaatcgttattttaattcacactttttaaaatcacaatttcaaaCGGATCCTAAAATGATGTGAAACTTATTCATGAATACtcgtagcttttttttttttattaattattttaataattttcaacaaataaattttatatcaattaGTATGACTCCgattataaaagtttaagtagATGTAGTTCTTTTCAATGTTCTGTTTCTGGATTTGGAGCTTCAATGTCTATTCCGCAGCTTTATACACGGCaggtctttctttttttctttgtaaactTTAAACTAGCTTTTTGCTTCTTTAGCACTGCTACCTAcctttcaaatatattaaaaaaaaaaaaaaaaaaaaaaaagataaaaaaaagaagataaacaacctactttttcttttctattcaaataaattttattatccttttctttatatcatttaaatatccttttcaattaaatattagaaaaaaaaaagtcatttaaatattattttaa
This DNA window, taken from Alnus glutinosa chromosome 5, dhAlnGlut1.1, whole genome shotgun sequence, encodes the following:
- the LOC133869748 gene encoding bifunctional riboflavin kinase/FMN phosphatase, which codes for MSLAKPLKKLASCVILDLDGTLLNTDGLVTEVLRGFLGKYGKQWDGREVHKIVGKTPFEAAAAIVEDYELPCTTSEFMSEINPIFSEKWGNIKALPGANRLIKHFSSHGVPMALASNSPRVNIESKISSHQGWKQSFSVIIGGDEVTSGKPSPEIFVEAAKRLNVEPSACLVIEDSIPGVTAGKASEMEVVAVPSIPKQSHLYTSADELINSLLDLRPEKWGLPPFQDWIEGTLPIEAWYIGGPVIKGYGRGSKVLGIPTANLSTEGYSTVLSEQPSGVYFGWARVSTIGVFKMVMSIGWNPYFNNPEKTIEPWLLHDFAGDFYGEDLRLVVVGYIRPEANFPSLESLVAKIHEDGRIAERALDLPLYSTYRDDPYLKCSVKDGSHS